DNA from Aggregatimonas sangjinii:
CATTCAATTGAATGAAGTATTGGTTCGGGATGTAACCTTACCTGCGACCATCAAAGAAGCTATCGAACGGAAATTAAAGCAGGAACAGGAGTCTTTAGAATATGAGTTTAGATTGGTGACCGCCAAAAAAGAAGCGGAGAAAGTAACCATTGAAGCACAAGGTAAGGCAGATGCCAACAAAATACTAAGTGCCTCGCTAACCGATAAGATCCTTCAGGATAAGGGCATCGATGCGACCTTGATGTTATCGCAGTCACCTAATGCCAAAGTGGTTATCGTGGGTAGCGGCGATTCGGGTCTTCCTTTGATTTTAGGGAATAACTAAACTACTTTTTTAACTTGCCGACGGGCATTTTGTATAAATTGTAACTATTCTTTTGTTAAATCAAGAATACGTTTTACTTTTACGACATCATGAGAAACAAAAAAACACACCATCATTTTTATCACTGCGCTCAGGCGAGGTAAAGATGTATTGTAGTGTTACAACATAATTTACGACCCGTTTGAGAAATCAAGCGGGTTTTTTCATTGAATAATTCCAACATCACCGCGTTTGTAGGAATAAAAATAAAACCTATGAAAATAAGAATAGCCATTCAAAAGTCTGGCAGGCTTAACGAAGATTCACTGCGAATCTTAAAAGATTGTGGTATATCTATCGACAATGGCAAAGATCAGTTAAAAGCATCTTCCAGGAATTTCCCTATGGAAGTGTTTTACCTAAGGAATGGCGATATTCCTCAATATCTAAGGGACGGTGTGGTCGACATCGCGATTATAGGAGAGAACGTCCTTATCGAAAAAGGGGAGGACATTAGGGTGGCCGAAAAACTCGGATTTTCCAAATGCAAAGTTTCGTTGGCGATTCCCAAAGGGGTTTCATATAATTCGATACAGGATTTGGAAGGAAAGCGTATCGCAACCTCTTATCCGAACACGGTCAAGAATTATCTCAGTGAAAAGGGAGTAAAAGCCGACCTGCATATCATAAGCGGATCGGTAGAAATTGCCCCGAATATCGGTTTGGCCGACGCCATTTGTGACATCGTCTCCAGCGGAAGTACCCTTTTTAAGAATAACTTGAAGGAGGTGGAGGTCATGTTGAAAAGCGAGGCGGTGTTGGCGGTGTCCCCGCAAATTACCGAAGAAAGAAAGCAATTATTGCAAAAACTTCAATTCCGGATTCAATCCGTCCTACGTGCACGACAATCAAAATATGTGTTATTGAATGCCCCTGACGAGAGTTTAAAAGATATTATCGCACTGTTGCCCGGCATGCGAAGCCCGACCGTATTGCCCTTGGCGGAAGAAGGGTGGAGCTCAGTGCATACAGTGATTAATAAGGATAAATTTTGGGAGGTCATTGACGAGCTGAAATTAGCGGGTGCCGAAGGGATTTTGGTGTGCGAAATAGAGAAAATGGTATTGTAACCGTTGTACTGATGAAAAATAGGTTTGACATCAATATAATTCCTGAAAATCGGCTCGAATCTATTCTTCCCTTGGTAGATTTGTTGAATAATGGGGCCATCCCGTATGAATTGCTCCGTGAGCGATTACAGCATATGATTGCGATGGGCTCTTATAAGTGTATTGGTATATATGAGGCGGATGAACTAATAGGTATCTGTGGCGTATGGATTTTGAACAAGTTTTATGTAGGAAAGCACATCGAGCCGGATAATGTCTTTATAAAGAAGAAATATCGCAACCAAGGAGTTGGTCATCTTTTGATGGAATGGCTTTTTGAATATGCGAAGGAAATCGATTGCCTTGCTTCCAAAGTGAATTGCTACGTTGAAAATAAAAAGGGAAATGTGTTTTGGGAAAGCCATGGTTACCAGACCGTGGCCTTTCACAAATCGAAAAAAATATAGAACGCGGGAATGAAGAAGATAGAGAACCCTAAAAGGGATGATTGGAAAAACGTTTTAAAGCGACCTACGCAAACGGTAGCCGATATTGAGGGTACGGTGACTTCCATTTTTAAAGAAGTCGCTAAAAACGGTGACACCGCCATTCGAGAATATACCCACAAGTTTGATCAAGTGGCACTGGAGGATTTAAAAGTTACCGAAAATGAAATCATTAGTGCCAAAGCGCTTGTTTCAGATGAGCTAAAAAAGGCCATTCAATTGGCAAAACGTAATATCGAGCGTTTTCACAAGGCTCAAAAAACGGATAGGATTACCGTTGAAACCTCTGAAGGAGTATCGTGTTGGCAGGAAAAACGGCCCATTCAAAAAGTCGGCTTGTATATTCCCGGGGGTACGGCGCCGTTATTTTCTACCATTCTTATGTTGGCGGTACCTGCGACAATAGCGGGCTGCACGGAAATTGTATTGTGTACGCCTCCCAACAAAGAAGGAAAGGTCGATCCGGCAATCCTATACACTGCGGATTTATGCGGAGTTACCCAAATTTTTAAAGTTGGGGGAATTCAGGCGATAGCGGGAATGACCTTCGGCACGGAGTGTATTCCACAGGTTTACAAAATATTCGGTCCAGGGAATCAATATGTCACGGTCGCCAAACAAATCGCTACAAAACACGGGGTAGCCATCGATATGCCGGCGGGGCCCAGTGAGTTGCTGGTCGTTGCAGATGATACGGCCGATTCCGCCTTCGTAGCTTCTGATTTGTTGAGTCAGGCAGAGCACGGTATCGATAGCCAAGTGATTTTGGTTTCCACCTCAAAAAAACTGATTGCCGAAGTCGAGGCTGAAGTCGAACAACAACTAAAGGTGTTACCTAGAAAGGAAATTGCCCAGCAGGCCATTGCCAACAGCAAGATGATTTATGTGGAAGACGACCAAACGGCACTCGATTTAATCAATGAATACGGCCCGGAGCACCTTATCGTTTGTGTCGCCGATACCGATTTCTATGTAAACCATATAGCCAATGCAGGTTCGGTATTTATCGGTAATTATACACCAGAAAGTGCGGGGGACTATGCTTCGGGCACAAATCATACCTTGCCCACGAACGGCTATGCCAAACAGTATAGTGGTGTCAATTTAGACAGTTTCATGAAGAGTATGACCTTTCAACACATTTCGGAGGAAGGTATCAAAGCAATAGGAAGCGCCATTGAGACTATGGCCGAGGCGGAGGGTCTGCAAGCACATAAAAATGCGGTAAGCTTGCGGTTGAAAAGTCTAAAGGATTAAATTCGGGTAATTTATGATCCTTCTTTTTATAAGGAGATGGATTTCGATTATTTTAATTAGCGATCATAGCATGTAGTGACAATAGTATTAAATGCTTTGCTAAACCCCAGTGCAATGGGAGGCAGTAAAAACGAATTCATGGGTTTTGATTTGAACAATATCATTAGGGAAAACATCAAGGGTTTAAAACCGTATAGCTCTGCCCGTGACGAGTATGTTTCGAACGGTTCGGGTATGGTGTATATGGATGCCAATGAGAATCCGTTCGAGAACGGGGTAAATCGATATCCTGATCCGCAGCAACGAACGCTTAAAGGATTGTTGGCCAAACAAAAAGAAGTTAGCACCGAGAATATTTTACTGGGCAACGGAAGTGATGAAGTGTTGGACCTTCTGTTTAGGGCATTCTGCGAACCCAAAGAGGATAATATCATTACCCTACCGCCCACGTATGGCATGTATGGCGTACTTGCAGGTTTAAATGGGGTGGAAAATCGAGAGCTTCTATTGAACAAGGATTTTCAACCGGACGTAGAGGCCATCTTGAACGCGGTCGATTTCAATTCGAAACTGCTTTTTATTTGTTCTCCCAATAATCCGACAGGAAATAGCATTTCAAATGAACACATTACCGCCTTATTGCGAGAATTCAATGGCCTGGTCATCGTAGATGAAGCCTATATCGACTTTTGTGATGCGAGCAGTTGGGTATCCAAACTTGCGGAATTTCCGAATTTGGTCGTTACCCAAACCTTTTCGAAAGCCTACGGCATGGCCGGTATACGCTTGGGAATCTGTGTGGCAGCCAAAGAAATCATAGCTGTCCTTAATAAAATCAAACCTCCGTATAACGTAAACGAATTAACGCAGCAAAAAGCCTTGGAAAGATTGTCCTATGGGCTTCGAATTATCTCAGAGGTTTCAGAGATTAAAGAACAGAAGGGTCTGGTTGCCCAAGTATTGTCCAGTATCCCCTTTGTACAGGAGGTCTATCCTTCCGACGCGAATTTTCTTTTGGTTCGGGTAGATGATGCCGATTTGCGCTATACACAACTCCTTGAAAAGGGAATCGTGGTCAGGAACCGAAGTTCGCAACCGCTGTGCAAAAATACGTTGAGGATAACGATCGGCACCCCCGAAGAGAATATTAAACTGATCGGGGTCTTAAAAGAATTGGAGAAATGAAAAAAGTTTTATTTATAGACCGCGACGGTACCATCATCAAAGAAACCGTCGATGAACAAATCGATGCTTTCGAAAAAATGATTTTCTACCCAAAGGCATTTACTTATCTCGGTAAAATCGCCAGGGAACTCGATTATGAATTGGTTATGATCACCAACCAAGATGGTTTGGGTACCGACGTTTTTCCAGAGGAAACTTTTTGGCCGGTGCACAATTTTATCCTCAAATCGTTTGAAAATGAAGGTGTTATTTTCGATAAGGTTTTCCTGGATCGCACCTTTCCACATCAAAATGCGGATACACGAAAACCGGGTACGGGCTTACTTACCGAATATTTTTCAGATACTTACGATTTAATGAATTCCTTTGTTATCGGGGATCGTTTGACCGATATGGAGCTTGCCAAAAACCTGGGTTCCCATGGTATTTTCATAAACGACAATACCCATTTGGGTACCGAAGAAATTACCGTTAAAAGAGACGCGCTCGATAATGTAATCGCCTTGGAGAGTAATGATTGGGAAAAGATTTACGAATTTTTGAAGTTAGCGGAAAGAACTGGCGAAATTCAGAGGAAGACAAATGAGACCGATATTAAGATACAGCTGAACCTGGATGGCACCGGAAAGAGCGACATCAAAACCGGCTTGTCCTTTTTCGATCACATGCTGGACCAATTGGCCCGTCACGGTCAAATGGACCTGACCATTGAAGTAGATGGGGATTTGGAGGTAGATGAACATCATACCATAGAAGACACGGCCATCGCCTTGGGCGAGGTATTTCATGATGCCTTGGGCAACAAATTGGGCATCGAACGCTATGGCTTTTGTTTACCCATGGATGATTGCTTGGCCCAGGTCGCGATTGATTTTGGCGGGCGAAACTGGCTGGTTTGGGAGGCCGATTTCAAGAGGGAAAAAGTGGGCGATATGCCAACGGAGATGTTCCATCACTTTTTTAAATCATTTACCGATGGCGCAAAGGCGAATCTGAATATCAAGGCCGAGGGCATTAATGAGCACCATAAGATTGAAGCGATTTTCAAGGCTTTTGCAAAATCCATCAAAATGGCGGTAAAAAGGGATGTTGAAAAAATGGTACTGCCTTCAACGAAAGGTATGTTGTAAATGCCCACACTTTACCTTCGCATGGAGAAGGGGCTAAATACGAATGAATGAACAACCAAAATAAAGCTTCACTTAGTACTTCCTCTCGTGGTAAGGCAGGGGAACAAAAGGGAGCATCGATTGTAATCATCGACTACGGTGCTGGCAACATACAAAGCATCAAATTCGCTATTTGGCGTTTGGGTTACGAGGCGGTCTTAAGTAATGATGTGGACGAAATTCGAAAGGCGGAAAAAGTAATTTTTCCGGGAGTGGGCGAGGCAAGTAGTGCAATGAAAAAGCTGAAGGCCAGTGGGTTGGACGCTATCGTACCAACTCTAAAACAGCCAGTTTTAGGTATTTGCTTGGGGATGCAATTGATGTGTACTTCCTCTGAGGAAGGCGATACCGAGGGTTTGGGAATTTTTGATGTCAAGGTAGTTAAGTTTTCGAATACCGTAAAGGTACCGCAAATAGGTTGGAACCAAATCAGTAACTTGAAATCGAAGCTTTTCAACGGCGTCGCAGAGAAAGAGCATATTTATTTGGTGCATAGCTTTTACGCACCCCTATGTAGCGCGACCATTGCCGAATCGGATTACGAATTACGGTATAGTGCGGCGTTACAAAAAGATAATTTTTATGGCACCCAATTTCACCCGGAAAAGAGTAGTGAAGTTGGGGCCCACATATTGAAGAATTTTTTGAAAATGTAAGGATGACAACATTTTATATTTCTACGGACAAAAAACGGTTGAATATCGATTTCATTCACGATTTCATTGCCAATTCGTATTGGGGAAAAGGGCGAACGAGGGAGCAGACGCTACAAACCATTGAGAATTCCTTTTGTTTTGGAATGTATTCCAAATCGGACGAACAAATCGGTTTTGGCCGTGTAGTGACCGATTATGTGTTCTTCGGTTATCTTATGGATGTTATCATTGCCCCTGAATACCAACGAAAAGGCTTGGGAAAGGCTTTGATGGAATTTATGTTACAAAACAAAACGATTCAAGCTTTGCAGACGGTCGCCTTAAAAACGAAAGATGCCCATTCGCTTTACGGAAAATACGGATTCAAAAAAGTCGGGGAGTCTTTACTGTGGATGTCTATCGATCGGCAGCAACTGGAATGAGATGTACACCCTTAAAGTACGATAATGAAAAGCCAGTTTAAGAGTTGTAACCAATATAACAGACAGGGGTATTACATTCTTAATTTCCCTGCTGGGAGGCAGGTTTCACAGTCCTAACATGAACCAATGAGAATCATACCCGCAATAGATATCATAGATGGCAAGTGTGTTCGCCTGTCAAAAGGAGATTACAGCACTAAAAAAGTCTATAATGAAAACCCTCTGGAGGTCGCGAAGGAATTCGAGGCCCATGGCATTGCCTATTTGCATTTGGTGGATCTTGACGGTGCGAAATCCAAGCACATTGTCAATCATAACATATTGGAGGAAATCGCTTCCAACACCAATTTGAAAATC
Protein-coding regions in this window:
- the hisG gene encoding ATP phosphoribosyltransferase, which gives rise to MKIRIAIQKSGRLNEDSLRILKDCGISIDNGKDQLKASSRNFPMEVFYLRNGDIPQYLRDGVVDIAIIGENVLIEKGEDIRVAEKLGFSKCKVSLAIPKGVSYNSIQDLEGKRIATSYPNTVKNYLSEKGVKADLHIISGSVEIAPNIGLADAICDIVSSGSTLFKNNLKEVEVMLKSEAVLAVSPQITEERKQLLQKLQFRIQSVLRARQSKYVLLNAPDESLKDIIALLPGMRSPTVLPLAEEGWSSVHTVINKDKFWEVIDELKLAGAEGILVCEIEKMVL
- a CDS encoding GNAT family N-acetyltransferase; translation: MKNRFDINIIPENRLESILPLVDLLNNGAIPYELLRERLQHMIAMGSYKCIGIYEADELIGICGVWILNKFYVGKHIEPDNVFIKKKYRNQGVGHLLMEWLFEYAKEIDCLASKVNCYVENKKGNVFWESHGYQTVAFHKSKKI
- the hisD gene encoding histidinol dehydrogenase; translated protein: MKKIENPKRDDWKNVLKRPTQTVADIEGTVTSIFKEVAKNGDTAIREYTHKFDQVALEDLKVTENEIISAKALVSDELKKAIQLAKRNIERFHKAQKTDRITVETSEGVSCWQEKRPIQKVGLYIPGGTAPLFSTILMLAVPATIAGCTEIVLCTPPNKEGKVDPAILYTADLCGVTQIFKVGGIQAIAGMTFGTECIPQVYKIFGPGNQYVTVAKQIATKHGVAIDMPAGPSELLVVADDTADSAFVASDLLSQAEHGIDSQVILVSTSKKLIAEVEAEVEQQLKVLPRKEIAQQAIANSKMIYVEDDQTALDLINEYGPEHLIVCVADTDFYVNHIANAGSVFIGNYTPESAGDYASGTNHTLPTNGYAKQYSGVNLDSFMKSMTFQHISEEGIKAIGSAIETMAEAEGLQAHKNAVSLRLKSLKD
- the hisC gene encoding histidinol-phosphate transaminase, giving the protein MGGSKNEFMGFDLNNIIRENIKGLKPYSSARDEYVSNGSGMVYMDANENPFENGVNRYPDPQQRTLKGLLAKQKEVSTENILLGNGSDEVLDLLFRAFCEPKEDNIITLPPTYGMYGVLAGLNGVENRELLLNKDFQPDVEAILNAVDFNSKLLFICSPNNPTGNSISNEHITALLREFNGLVIVDEAYIDFCDASSWVSKLAEFPNLVVTQTFSKAYGMAGIRLGICVAAKEIIAVLNKIKPPYNVNELTQQKALERLSYGLRIISEVSEIKEQKGLVAQVLSSIPFVQEVYPSDANFLLVRVDDADLRYTQLLEKGIVVRNRSSQPLCKNTLRITIGTPEENIKLIGVLKELEK
- the hisB gene encoding bifunctional histidinol-phosphatase/imidazoleglycerol-phosphate dehydratase HisB, encoding MKKVLFIDRDGTIIKETVDEQIDAFEKMIFYPKAFTYLGKIARELDYELVMITNQDGLGTDVFPEETFWPVHNFILKSFENEGVIFDKVFLDRTFPHQNADTRKPGTGLLTEYFSDTYDLMNSFVIGDRLTDMELAKNLGSHGIFINDNTHLGTEEITVKRDALDNVIALESNDWEKIYEFLKLAERTGEIQRKTNETDIKIQLNLDGTGKSDIKTGLSFFDHMLDQLARHGQMDLTIEVDGDLEVDEHHTIEDTAIALGEVFHDALGNKLGIERYGFCLPMDDCLAQVAIDFGGRNWLVWEADFKREKVGDMPTEMFHHFFKSFTDGAKANLNIKAEGINEHHKIEAIFKAFAKSIKMAVKRDVEKMVLPSTKGML
- the hisH gene encoding imidazole glycerol phosphate synthase subunit HisH; amino-acid sequence: MNNQNKASLSTSSRGKAGEQKGASIVIIDYGAGNIQSIKFAIWRLGYEAVLSNDVDEIRKAEKVIFPGVGEASSAMKKLKASGLDAIVPTLKQPVLGICLGMQLMCTSSEEGDTEGLGIFDVKVVKFSNTVKVPQIGWNQISNLKSKLFNGVAEKEHIYLVHSFYAPLCSATIAESDYELRYSAALQKDNFYGTQFHPEKSSEVGAHILKNFLKM
- a CDS encoding GNAT family N-acetyltransferase codes for the protein MTTFYISTDKKRLNIDFIHDFIANSYWGKGRTREQTLQTIENSFCFGMYSKSDEQIGFGRVVTDYVFFGYLMDVIIAPEYQRKGLGKALMEFMLQNKTIQALQTVALKTKDAHSLYGKYGFKKVGESLLWMSIDRQQLE